The following coding sequences are from one Verrucomicrobiota bacterium window:
- a CDS encoding pyridoxal-phosphate dependent enzyme — MATLADVRAAHRRIYRFIHRTPVLTSETLDAGIGGGAHLLFKCENFQKVGAFKARGAQNAIFQLADAEAVRGVVTHSSGNHAAAVALAAGRRGIPAHIVMPRTANRVKKAAVAAYGGHIVECEPTQAARESTAEAIRQATGAALIPPYNDERIIAGQGTCALEFLEQAGPAGLDVLLAPVGGGGLLAGVAVAVKALSPGTRVIGCEPEAVDDAARGFTAGVLQPAFGPKSIADGLLTALGDKTFIILRALVDDVVTVAEESIIKAMRMTWQTLKIIIEPSAAVPIAALMEGKIAMPVDRARVGIILTGGNVDLDDLPW, encoded by the coding sequence ATTGCGACGCTTGCCGACGTGCGGGCTGCCCACCGACGCATTTATCGATTTATCCATCGTACCCCGGTGCTTACCAGTGAAACGCTCGACGCGGGGATCGGCGGTGGCGCGCACCTTCTTTTCAAGTGCGAAAACTTCCAAAAGGTCGGTGCGTTCAAGGCGCGAGGCGCGCAGAACGCGATTTTTCAGTTGGCCGACGCAGAAGCCGTCCGAGGAGTGGTGACCCATTCCTCAGGAAATCACGCGGCCGCGGTTGCTCTGGCTGCGGGCCGTCGCGGGATACCGGCGCACATCGTCATGCCCCGCACCGCCAACCGGGTAAAAAAGGCAGCGGTGGCTGCCTACGGCGGGCACATTGTCGAATGCGAACCGACGCAGGCGGCCCGGGAAAGCACGGCCGAGGCCATCCGCCAAGCCACGGGCGCGGCGCTGATCCCGCCTTACAACGACGAACGCATCATCGCCGGCCAAGGCACTTGTGCGTTGGAATTTCTGGAGCAAGCGGGCCCGGCCGGCCTCGACGTGCTGCTCGCACCGGTAGGTGGCGGAGGGTTGCTGGCAGGCGTCGCGGTCGCGGTCAAGGCGCTCAGTCCGGGGACACGGGTCATCGGTTGCGAGCCCGAGGCAGTTGACGACGCTGCGCGCGGCTTCACCGCCGGCGTGCTTCAGCCTGCGTTCGGGCCGAAAAGCATCGCCGACGGGCTGTTAACAGCGTTGGGCGATAAGACTTTTATCATCCTCCGCGCGCTGGTGGATGATGTAGTCACCGTTGCCGAGGAGAGCATCATCAAGGCGATGCGCATGACGTGGCAAACCCTGAAGATCATCATTGAACCGAGCGCCGCAGTGCCGATCGCCGCGCTGATGGAAGGAAAAATCGCGATGCCGGTTGACCGCGCGAGGGTGGGAATCATCCTGACCGGCGGTAACGTGGATCTGGACGATCTACCTTGGTAG
- a CDS encoding hydroxyacid dehydrogenase, producing MNTPKILIDPQPRTMDMIFDAEARRKLSTVAELTVFDAGPMPVEMLEKALPETEILIGQTDLPRERLERAPRLRAIFNVEGNFLPNIDYDYCFTHGIRVLVASPAFAVPVAEMALAFGLDLARDVSRNDRAFRERHEVYGLQSNRDSFLFTGCRVGIIGFGDLARAFRPLVRPFRCPVKVYDPWLPEREILLHDCTPASLDEVLSSSDAVFVFASVTTENQGFLGEREFGLIRPGGLFILMSRAGVVDFEALTAAARSGRLKVATDVFPDEPFVKDHPIRDLPNVLLSAHRSGGIREAFHEIGRLVLADLELLARGLPPISCRVAQPETVSRFRSKAVKVS from the coding sequence ATGAATACACCGAAAATCCTCATTGACCCCCAGCCGCGCACGATGGACATGATTTTCGATGCGGAGGCCCGGCGCAAGCTGTCGACGGTGGCCGAACTCACGGTCTTTGACGCCGGTCCCATGCCCGTCGAGATGCTTGAAAAGGCCCTGCCCGAAACCGAGATCCTGATCGGCCAGACCGACCTGCCCCGGGAACGGCTGGAACGTGCCCCCAGGCTGCGGGCCATCTTTAACGTGGAAGGTAACTTCCTGCCTAATATCGACTATGATTACTGTTTCACGCACGGCATCCGGGTCCTCGTCGCGAGCCCGGCCTTTGCGGTCCCGGTCGCCGAAATGGCCCTCGCTTTCGGCCTTGACCTGGCGCGCGACGTCAGCCGGAACGACCGCGCCTTTCGCGAACGCCACGAAGTTTATGGACTGCAAAGCAACCGGGATTCGTTCCTCTTTACCGGCTGCCGCGTGGGCATCATCGGCTTCGGCGACCTGGCCCGCGCCTTCCGGCCGCTGGTGCGCCCGTTCCGTTGCCCGGTGAAAGTCTATGACCCGTGGCTGCCGGAGCGCGAGATCCTGCTCCACGACTGCACGCCGGCGAGCCTGGACGAGGTGCTGTCTTCTTCCGACGCGGTGTTTGTCTTCGCGAGCGTTACGACGGAAAACCAGGGTTTTCTAGGCGAGCGTGAATTCGGGCTGATTCGGCCCGGCGGCCTCTTTATCCTGATGAGCCGGGCGGGGGTGGTGGACTTTGAGGCATTAACAGCCGCCGCCCGTTCAGGGCGGCTGAAGGTGGCGACGGACGTGTTTCCCGACGAGCCGTTCGTGAAAGACCACCCGATTCGCGATCTGCCCAACGTGCTCCTCTCAGCCCACCGGTCCGGCGGCATCCGGGAAGCTTTCCATGAAATCGGACGCCTGGTGCTTGCCGACTTAGAATTGCTGGCGCGCGGCCTGCCGCCGATAAGCTGCCGGGTCGCCCAGCCGGAGACGGTCAGCCGGTTCCGGAGCAAGGCCGTCAAGGTGTCGTGA
- a CDS encoding peptidoglycan-binding protein — MKRAYTWAGLVLFGVWLASSAVANPGRAYRGVVFTRGNVRIAPAFRSNPLVRDATISSRTAALGRTALIRDATRVGPFLNGVRFGPYAYQSRNGHWNYRDRFDRGRDGYPNDSGYYGYAAPYGYADAPYGYGYADNYPSAGNYDAYIGPPGYGYPAVDAAAVPPVATGAGLVTAVQTRLTRQAYYDGPMDGMINAETRRAIREYQQDHGLQITGLINPELLSSMAIRYLSPLS; from the coding sequence ATGAAACGGGCTTACACGTGGGCCGGACTAGTCTTGTTCGGCGTCTGGTTGGCGTCTTCGGCCGTGGCGAATCCGGGACGAGCGTATCGAGGTGTAGTTTTTACCAGAGGCAACGTGCGTATCGCTCCTGCCTTTCGCAGCAACCCCCTCGTTCGTGATGCTACGATTTCCAGCCGGACCGCCGCGTTGGGCCGGACCGCACTCATCCGTGACGCCACTCGCGTGGGCCCCTTCCTCAATGGGGTGAGGTTCGGCCCGTATGCCTATCAATCCCGTAACGGTCACTGGAATTACCGTGATAGATTCGACCGGGGCCGGGATGGTTACCCGAACGACTCCGGGTACTATGGTTATGCGGCCCCGTACGGCTACGCAGACGCGCCGTACGGCTATGGTTACGCCGACAACTATCCTTCTGCGGGCAACTACGATGCCTACATCGGCCCTCCCGGGTACGGGTACCCGGCTGTAGATGCGGCTGCGGTGCCGCCGGTGGCGACCGGCGCCGGGCTGGTAACCGCGGTCCAAACCAGATTGACGCGCCAGGCGTACTACGATGGTCCGATGGACGGGATGATCAATGCGGAGACCCGGCGCGCAATCCGTGAGTACCAGCAGGACCACGGGCTGCAGATCACCGGCTTGATCAACCCGGAACTCCTGTCGTCGATGGCGATCCGCTATCTCTCCCCGCTGTCGTAA
- a CDS encoding cupin domain-containing protein has product MCVPPDLPTIAEAASQPRTLVIMPGEGKTLAAYGDTAQIKLSGEQTNGSMSVVVTATPPGGGPPPHRHHNEDEMFLVLEGSVRFLANGEWTEPLAPGSIVYTPRGAVHTFQNAGRTPCRQLIIITPSAFEQFFARSAEIFAEAGVGGTPDLARLLAISNEYRIEFVPPLGIPA; this is encoded by the coding sequence ATGTGCGTCCCACCTGATCTCCCCACCATCGCCGAGGCTGCGTCGCAGCCGCGCACCCTGGTTATTATGCCGGGCGAAGGCAAAACGCTGGCTGCCTACGGCGACACGGCGCAGATAAAGCTCAGCGGCGAGCAGACGAACGGATCGATGTCCGTCGTCGTCACCGCCACTCCGCCGGGCGGCGGTCCGCCGCCTCACCGCCATCACAATGAAGACGAGATGTTTCTGGTCCTGGAAGGCAGCGTCCGATTCCTGGCTAACGGCGAATGGACCGAACCACTGGCCCCGGGCAGCATCGTTTATACTCCCCGAGGCGCGGTTCACACGTTCCAGAACGCCGGTCGAACGCCTTGCCGCCAGTTGATCATCATCACCCCGAGCGCGTTCGAACAGTTCTTTGCCCGGAGTGCCGAAATTTTCGCGGAGGCGGGCGTGGGCGGGACTCCCGATCTGGCACGGCTCCTGGCGATCAGCAACGAGTACCGGATTGAGTTCGTTCCACCCCTCGGTATACCGGCCTGA
- the mtnA gene encoding S-methyl-5-thioribose-1-phosphate isomerase: protein MTTSQATQRSLWLAPDGWSVEIIDQTKLPHEVRIARLRSVEDAVRSIKTMQVRGAPLIGVTAAYGLALALRADASDHALAAADALLRSTRPTAVNLGWALDEVRARVLPLSPSERAAAAYARAAELVEEDVATNRAIGEHGLGLFRSLAGAKPSGEPLQILTHCNAGRLATVALGTATAPVYLARENGLPIHVWVSETRPRNQGAALTAWELGQSGVPLTVIADNAAGHLIQRGMVDVVIVGADRATARGDVANKIGTYLKALAARAHGVPFYVALPASTIDWAIEDGIAEIPIERRDAREITHLIGATGSGRCEEVRLTPAEISARNDAFDVTPAALVTGLITERGVCAASALGLKRLFPESAEA from the coding sequence ATGACTACTTCTCAAGCAACCCAACGCTCCCTCTGGCTTGCGCCGGACGGCTGGTCGGTGGAAATCATCGACCAGACAAAACTGCCTCACGAAGTGCGCATTGCGCGCCTGCGCTCGGTCGAGGACGCCGTGCGGTCCATCAAGACCATGCAGGTGCGCGGTGCGCCCCTTATCGGGGTTACCGCAGCTTATGGGCTGGCCCTCGCGCTTCGGGCCGATGCATCCGATCACGCTTTAGCCGCGGCTGACGCGTTGCTGCGTAGCACGCGCCCTACGGCCGTCAACCTTGGATGGGCCCTCGATGAAGTGCGGGCGCGAGTGTTGCCCCTGAGCCCGTCCGAGCGCGCCGCCGCGGCCTACGCCCGGGCGGCAGAGTTGGTCGAGGAGGATGTCGCGACCAATCGCGCCATCGGTGAGCACGGACTGGGGCTGTTCCGCTCGTTGGCCGGTGCGAAACCTTCCGGCGAACCGCTGCAGATCCTGACGCACTGCAACGCGGGGCGCCTTGCAACCGTGGCCCTGGGTACGGCGACGGCACCGGTGTATCTGGCCCGCGAAAATGGTTTGCCGATCCACGTGTGGGTAAGCGAGACCCGGCCCCGGAACCAGGGCGCCGCCCTGACGGCCTGGGAGCTCGGTCAGTCCGGCGTGCCGCTGACCGTGATCGCGGACAACGCCGCGGGGCACCTGATTCAGCGCGGCATGGTAGACGTTGTGATCGTGGGCGCCGACCGTGCCACCGCGCGCGGCGACGTGGCGAACAAAATCGGCACTTACCTCAAGGCGTTGGCTGCCCGCGCGCACGGGGTGCCGTTCTACGTCGCGCTGCCGGCCAGCACGATCGATTGGGCCATCGAGGACGGCATTGCGGAAATTCCGATAGAACGGCGTGATGCCCGTGAAATCACGCACTTGATCGGCGCAACCGGGTCGGGCAGGTGTGAAGAGGTGCGCCTCACGCCGGCGGAGATTTCTGCTCGAAACGACGCCTTTGACGTCACGCCCGCCGCCCTCGTGACCGGCCTCATCACTGAGCGCGGCGTCTGCGCGGCGTCTGCGTTGGGATTGAAGCGATTGTTCCCTGAGTCGGCTGAAGCATAG
- a CDS encoding histidine phosphatase family protein, with product MRARSYAYAIATLILAFELEAAGQQPAPSPTPVGTGVETIVCLRHGEKPPRGLGQLTCQGLNRALALPAVLLGKFGTPDYIFAPDPAVKVFDGTVTGYDYVRPLATIEPTAIRVGLPVDTDFGFLAINRLERELTRPRYNGKTIFVAWEHRMLDEMVKRLMIRFGGNGAEVPPWPADDYDSLYVLRIDRHNAANPISFTHDHEGLDGLSADCPESKRP from the coding sequence ATGAGAGCCCGGTCTTACGCTTATGCCATTGCAACGCTTATCCTCGCCTTTGAGTTGGAGGCCGCCGGCCAGCAACCGGCGCCTTCTCCAACCCCGGTAGGCACGGGCGTGGAGACGATCGTTTGCTTGCGGCACGGCGAAAAACCACCCCGGGGCCTGGGCCAGTTGACGTGTCAAGGCCTGAACCGCGCGCTCGCGTTGCCCGCGGTGCTGCTGGGCAAATTCGGAACGCCGGACTACATCTTTGCCCCGGACCCGGCGGTGAAGGTGTTCGACGGAACGGTTACCGGCTACGACTACGTGCGGCCCTTGGCCACGATCGAGCCGACGGCTATCCGCGTTGGCCTCCCGGTCGATACCGATTTCGGATTTCTGGCCATCAATCGTCTGGAACGGGAACTGACCCGCCCGCGTTATAATGGCAAAACCATCTTTGTCGCCTGGGAACACCGGATGCTGGACGAAATGGTCAAGCGACTCATGATCAGGTTCGGGGGCAATGGCGCAGAGGTGCCTCCATGGCCGGCTGACGATTACGACAGCCTTTACGTGCTGCGGATTGACCGGCATAACGCTGCCAACCCGATCTCGTTTACCCATGATCACGAAGGGCTCGACGGTTTAAGCGCCGACTGCCCCGAGTCGAAACGCCCGTAG
- a CDS encoding cytochrome P450: MPLPDGPKSPRTWQMLQWIAAPFSLMRRCRDRYGDCFTVSLSRRFPPIVLLSHPKALQVLLANDNSGQFDSPGELNAILEPLLGTQSLMGLSGDRHRRMRQLLMPPLHGERMRSYGQLIRAITEEVIKQQGIGKRFPVRKVMQTLSLRVILRAVFGLHEGIRYRQFERLLGSMLDAMGSPVGVSLLFFPILRQDFGPWSPWGRFVRLRRQVDDLLYAEIAERRKDPGVPRDDILSLLMSARDENGDALTETELRDEVMTLLVAGHETTATALTWALYWIHKLPAVRKQLLGELQGVDGAADEAALFRLPYLNAVCSETLRIYPVAMLTFARVARSPVELEGCSLEPGAIVLGCIYLAHRRRETYSDPDEFRPERFLERRYSPFEYLPFGGGVRRCIGMAFAQFEMKVVLSTILSGFELAQADDRPVWPVRRGLTSGPSPFRMLIKARRPDQPVAVPDPAATGLSRSG, translated from the coding sequence ATGCCGCTTCCCGATGGACCGAAGTCGCCCCGAACCTGGCAAATGCTCCAATGGATCGCCGCGCCATTTTCCCTGATGCGACGCTGCCGGGATCGCTACGGCGATTGCTTCACGGTAAGCCTGAGCCGGAGGTTCCCTCCGATTGTCTTGTTGAGCCATCCGAAGGCATTGCAGGTTCTTTTGGCGAACGATAATTCCGGACAGTTCGATTCACCCGGCGAGTTGAACGCGATCCTTGAACCTCTCCTGGGCACGCAGTCGCTGATGGGATTAAGCGGCGATCGCCACCGGCGGATGCGGCAGTTGCTGATGCCGCCTTTGCACGGAGAACGGATGCGTTCTTACGGACAACTCATTCGAGCGATCACGGAAGAAGTCATCAAACAGCAGGGAATCGGGAAACGCTTTCCCGTCCGGAAGGTCATGCAGACCCTCTCGCTGCGCGTGATCCTGCGGGCCGTCTTTGGTCTGCATGAGGGCATCCGTTATCGGCAGTTCGAGCGGCTCCTCGGATCGATGCTCGACGCGATGGGTAGTCCGGTCGGTGTAAGCCTGCTTTTCTTCCCGATTCTGCGCCAGGACTTCGGCCCGTGGAGTCCCTGGGGTCGTTTCGTCCGCCTCCGGCGCCAGGTCGATGACCTTCTCTATGCGGAAATCGCTGAACGCCGAAAGGATCCCGGCGTTCCCCGCGACGACATCCTTTCTCTGCTCATGTCGGCGCGCGATGAGAACGGCGACGCGCTGACGGAGACGGAACTCCGCGACGAAGTGATGACCCTGCTGGTGGCCGGTCATGAAACCACGGCCACCGCTCTCACCTGGGCGTTATACTGGATTCACAAACTTCCGGCAGTCCGGAAACAACTGTTGGGTGAACTTCAAGGCGTTGACGGCGCGGCGGATGAGGCCGCCCTATTTCGACTGCCCTACCTCAATGCCGTCTGTTCTGAAACGCTGCGGATTTATCCGGTGGCCATGCTCACATTCGCGCGGGTCGCGAGGTCGCCCGTCGAACTGGAAGGGTGCTCTCTTGAACCGGGCGCCATCGTTCTCGGTTGCATCTACCTGGCTCATCGCCGCCGGGAGACTTATTCAGATCCGGACGAATTCAGGCCTGAACGCTTCCTGGAGCGACGCTATTCCCCTTTTGAGTATCTGCCGTTCGGCGGGGGTGTGCGGCGTTGCATCGGGATGGCGTTTGCTCAGTTCGAAATGAAAGTGGTACTCAGCACCATCCTGTCGGGATTTGAGCTGGCGCAGGCTGATGACCGGCCCGTCTGGCCGGTGCGTCGTGGCCTGACGTCAGGGCCGTCGCCGTTTCGTATGCTGATCAAAGCGCGCCGTCCTGATCAGCCAGTAGCCGTGCCGGACCCGGCGGCGACCGGTCTCTCCCGGAGCGGCTGA
- the ppk1 gene encoding polyphosphate kinase 1 — protein MQPSNRDPAHYVNRELSWLEFNQRVLEEALDATNPLLERVKFLCIVSSNLDEFFEVRVAGLRQQRSHNISETGPDGLSPGEQLRAISQRAEKMVADQYRLWNEDLLPALERENIFFLQWDELTKEEKEYYTGYFQSSVYPVLTPLAVDPVHPFPQLLNKSLNVAVELEGEELTTNLAVVQVPRILPRLLPYRAAESGTYRYIFIGNLIQAHVHRLFHGVTVRGAYPFRVTRNSDLYLDEEEIANLLKTIETELRKRSRGDAVRLEVQQDCPQHITDQLLQTFGLSEAELFRVNGPINFMRLMPVISGFDRPDLKYRPFVPRAVTAPAHDEDIFTQIRRRPVLFHHPYESFQGVLDFIKEAAEDPNVLAIKQTLYRTSGDSPIAAALADAAQGGKQVTAVIELKARFDEAANIKWSRTLQEAGVHVVFGLVGLKTHAKLALVVRKDEDGIRRYLHLGTGNYHPSTARLYTDLGLLTCDPVLTNDCAELFNWITGVSVFPELQKIKAAPEALHDFVLEGIHREAEHAKAGRPASIFAKINSLVDPDVIQALYAASQAGVDIRLLVRGVCGLRSRIPGVSDRITVRSIVGRFLEHSRIYRFENGGQPELYLASADWMPRNFFRRVETCFPVDEPVLRARLEDLFEVYWRDNVKARQQGEGLTYDRLTGAGEERFNAQAYFLEQLTARQRPDRGGKSVAANKPGAMPTPRRDRPQAQS, from the coding sequence ATGCAGCCTTCCAATCGTGACCCCGCGCATTACGTCAACCGCGAACTCAGCTGGCTGGAATTCAACCAGCGCGTGCTCGAAGAAGCCCTGGACGCTACCAATCCCCTGTTGGAACGGGTCAAATTCCTTTGCATCGTCAGTTCCAACCTTGACGAATTTTTCGAGGTGCGCGTGGCGGGCTTGCGCCAGCAACGGTCGCACAATATCAGCGAAACCGGCCCGGACGGGTTGAGCCCCGGCGAACAACTCCGGGCCATCTCGCAGCGGGCCGAAAAAATGGTCGCCGACCAGTACCGGCTCTGGAACGAGGACTTATTGCCGGCGCTTGAACGCGAAAACATTTTTTTCCTGCAGTGGGACGAGTTGACCAAGGAGGAAAAGGAGTATTACACCGGCTACTTTCAAAGTTCGGTGTATCCGGTGCTGACGCCGCTGGCGGTCGATCCGGTGCACCCCTTTCCGCAACTCCTGAACAAGAGCCTTAACGTTGCGGTGGAACTCGAAGGCGAGGAACTGACCACCAATCTGGCGGTCGTCCAGGTGCCGCGGATTCTGCCGCGATTGCTGCCGTACCGTGCGGCCGAGAGCGGTACTTACCGGTACATCTTTATCGGCAACCTCATCCAGGCCCACGTGCACCGTCTATTTCACGGCGTCACGGTCCGGGGGGCATACCCGTTTCGAGTCACCCGGAATAGCGACCTTTACCTGGACGAGGAAGAAATCGCCAATCTCCTCAAGACGATTGAAACCGAGCTGCGGAAACGCAGCCGCGGCGACGCGGTGCGACTCGAGGTCCAGCAAGACTGCCCGCAACACATTACCGACCAGCTGTTGCAAACCTTCGGTTTAAGCGAGGCCGAGCTGTTCCGGGTAAACGGCCCGATCAACTTCATGCGGCTCATGCCCGTCATCAGCGGCTTTGACCGCCCGGACCTCAAGTACCGGCCCTTTGTGCCGCGGGCCGTCACGGCGCCCGCGCATGACGAGGACATATTTACCCAGATCCGCCGCCGGCCGGTTCTGTTTCATCACCCCTACGAAAGCTTCCAGGGCGTGCTCGACTTTATCAAGGAGGCGGCCGAAGACCCAAACGTGCTGGCCATCAAACAAACGCTGTACCGCACTAGCGGCGACTCGCCGATCGCGGCGGCGTTGGCCGATGCCGCTCAGGGCGGCAAGCAGGTCACGGCGGTAATCGAACTGAAAGCGCGGTTCGACGAAGCGGCGAACATCAAATGGTCACGTACGCTGCAGGAGGCCGGCGTGCATGTGGTGTTCGGGCTCGTGGGCCTCAAGACCCACGCCAAGCTGGCCCTGGTCGTGCGTAAGGACGAGGATGGGATTCGGCGGTACCTGCATCTCGGGACCGGGAACTATCACCCGTCCACGGCCCGGCTTTACACGGATCTGGGTCTGCTGACGTGTGACCCGGTCCTGACCAATGATTGTGCCGAGCTATTTAACTGGATTACCGGGGTCTCGGTTTTTCCAGAGCTTCAGAAGATCAAGGCTGCGCCTGAAGCCCTCCACGATTTTGTGCTTGAAGGCATCCATCGGGAAGCCGAACACGCCAAAGCCGGACGGCCGGCGTCGATTTTCGCCAAGATCAATTCCCTGGTGGACCCGGATGTCATTCAGGCGCTGTACGCGGCCTCGCAAGCCGGCGTGGACATCAGGCTCCTGGTGCGGGGGGTGTGCGGCCTGCGCAGCCGAATCCCTGGCGTCAGTGACCGGATCACCGTGCGAAGCATTGTCGGCCGTTTTCTCGAGCACAGCCGCATTTACCGATTTGAGAATGGGGGCCAGCCGGAACTTTACCTGGCGAGCGCCGACTGGATGCCGCGCAACTTTTTCCGCCGGGTGGAGACCTGCTTTCCGGTGGACGAGCCAGTCCTCAGGGCGCGGCTGGAGGATTTATTTGAGGTTTACTGGAGGGACAACGTCAAGGCCCGGCAGCAGGGAGAGGGCCTTACCTATGACCGGCTGACCGGCGCGGGCGAGGAACGTTTTAACGCGCAGGCCTATTTTCTGGAGCAACTGACGGCACGCCAGCGGCCGGATCGCGGGGGCAAGAGCGTGGCGGCTAACAAGCCTGGCGCGATGCCCACCCCCCGGCGTGACCGTCCCCAGGCGCAGAGTTGA
- a CDS encoding ClcB-like voltage-gated chloride channel protein yields the protein MNDSPHAVRTFAGTQPGARGADCRGDDRWLLLWAALIGVAGALATVAFHEGMTFTERLATGHPGSLVTAADALAPWRRTITPALGGVAAGVFLWWAQRITQGKKRSDYLEAIAVGDGRQDVRGTLVRCASSLCTIASGGSIGREGAMVQLAAATGSWIGRLGRFPRDDLRLLLACGAAAGFASAYDAALSGAIFIAEIVYGTLVIRRLGPLMVASVTANATVHQVLGYEPVYKIPPLHVTSLWELPLFLLMGLLLGALAPLFMGVLDGARRLAKRLPLALPLKLALGGLLVGAISAWRPEVWGNGYSVVNGALHTPGPLSLILLILIAKVLATAATAGSGAVGGVFTPTIFVGAMLGLLTGSAAHALWPGSSLPTVYSVIGMGTFLAATTHAPLMSFLIVFEMTLEYQLVPALMLACLAAYHVSRALRPESIYYDVLHRGTAIEEDTSTEAAAQPRAP from the coding sequence GTGAACGATTCACCTCATGCCGTCCGGACCTTTGCGGGCACGCAGCCCGGTGCGCGCGGGGCCGATTGCCGCGGCGACGATCGCTGGCTGCTGCTGTGGGCGGCGTTGATCGGCGTCGCCGGTGCGCTGGCTACGGTGGCATTCCATGAGGGCATGACGTTCACCGAGCGTCTCGCCACCGGCCATCCCGGCAGTCTCGTGACCGCGGCGGATGCGCTCGCGCCGTGGCGTCGCACCATTACTCCGGCGCTCGGTGGGGTCGCGGCCGGTGTGTTCCTGTGGTGGGCGCAGCGGATCACCCAGGGCAAAAAGCGGTCCGATTACCTTGAGGCCATCGCGGTCGGCGACGGCCGCCAGGACGTGCGCGGCACCCTGGTGCGTTGCGCCTCGTCCCTTTGCACCATTGCGTCCGGCGGCTCGATCGGACGGGAAGGCGCAATGGTACAACTGGCGGCGGCCACCGGTTCCTGGATCGGGCGGTTGGGCCGCTTCCCCCGCGATGATCTGCGCCTGCTGCTGGCCTGCGGCGCGGCAGCGGGCTTTGCTTCTGCATACGACGCCGCACTCTCCGGCGCGATTTTCATCGCGGAGATCGTTTACGGTACATTGGTGATACGCCGGTTGGGACCCCTGATGGTGGCCTCCGTGACGGCCAATGCCACGGTTCACCAGGTGCTGGGCTACGAGCCGGTGTACAAAATCCCGCCGCTGCACGTCACTTCGCTCTGGGAACTGCCGCTTTTCCTGCTAATGGGGTTGCTGTTGGGCGCGCTGGCCCCCCTGTTCATGGGCGTACTGGATGGCGCGCGCCGGTTGGCCAAACGTCTCCCGCTGGCCCTCCCTCTGAAGCTCGCGCTGGGCGGGTTGCTGGTCGGCGCAATCTCGGCTTGGCGGCCTGAGGTCTGGGGCAACGGCTACAGCGTGGTTAACGGTGCGCTGCATACGCCCGGGCCGCTGTCGTTGATTCTGTTGATCTTGATCGCCAAGGTCCTCGCCACTGCCGCCACCGCCGGATCAGGCGCCGTCGGTGGGGTGTTCACGCCGACCATTTTCGTCGGCGCCATGCTCGGCCTGCTCACCGGCAGCGCCGCCCATGCGCTTTGGCCCGGTTCATCGCTGCCCACCGTCTATTCGGTGATCGGGATGGGCACGTTTCTGGCCGCCACCACGCACGCGCCGCTGATGTCCTTCCTCATCGTGTTCGAGATGACCCTGGAGTATCAACTGGTGCCGGCGCTGATGCTGGCCTGCCTCGCCGCCTACCATGTCTCGCGCGCGCTCCGGCCTGAGTCGATCTACTACGACGTTCTGCATCGCGGCACCGCGATCGAGGAGGATACCTCCACCGAGGCTGCCGCCCAGCCGCGGGCGCCATGA
- a CDS encoding Uma2 family endonuclease has protein sequence MVVRPHAPPLTVEEYKNLPETGPRYQLIEGDLYMAPAPNRFHQDVSRNLQGALDRYLEANPIGVFYNAPFDVYLTNTDVFQPDLLVVLNPNRSILTDAGAEGPPDLVVEILSPKTRQLDLVNKKRVYARLGVKELWIIDPEPGTIAIHRFVQNQTDPVGVLYPHDTLTTSLLPGFSVKAASIFRRP, from the coding sequence ATGGTTGTCCGACCTCATGCGCCGCCTCTGACCGTCGAGGAGTACAAGAACCTACCGGAGACCGGGCCTCGTTACCAGTTGATCGAAGGAGACCTTTACATGGCACCGGCACCGAATCGTTTTCACCAGGACGTTTCGCGCAACCTCCAGGGTGCGCTTGATCGTTATCTGGAAGCGAATCCGATCGGCGTTTTTTACAATGCTCCGTTCGATGTCTACCTGACGAACACGGATGTTTTTCAGCCGGACCTGCTGGTCGTCCTTAACCCGAATCGATCCATCCTGACCGATGCCGGTGCGGAAGGGCCGCCGGATCTGGTGGTTGAGATCCTGTCGCCGAAGACCCGGCAACTCGATCTGGTCAACAAAAAGCGGGTTTATGCTCGGCTCGGCGTAAAGGAACTCTGGATCATTGATCCCGAACCCGGTACCATCGCCATTCACCGGTTTGTGCAAAACCAAACGGATCCCGTGGGGGTGTTGTACCCGCATGACACACTTACCACTTCCTTGCTACCGGGATTTTCGGTCAAGGCTGCTTCGATTTTCCGGCGGCCATGA